The Oligoflexia bacterium genome contains a region encoding:
- the mtnA gene encoding S-methyl-5-thioribose-1-phosphate isomerase, whose amino-acid sequence MQPIRWQNQSLYLVNQLKLPQVFVEHQIDQAQDAASAIKNMLVRGAPAIGITAAYGIVLAAKTLSTLTLDNAQSQLKPWFKTFAQTRPTAVNLFWALDKMQACAEQNHPSTQAWFDALESMAISIHQQDIEFCKKIGNLGSSLLQETCKNKLKQNKKLNILTHCNAGALATGAWGTALGVIRSANQDNILNKVWVDETRPYLQGARLTAWELLEDKIPCTLITDNMASYFMQQQQVDAIIVGADRIAANGDTANKIGTYGLAVLAHYHNIPFFIAAPSSTIDIATKTGEGIPIEERSKQEVTHIGSYKIAPDGVDVAHPAFDITPYKLINAIITEKAVVEGDYEQHLSKLL is encoded by the coding sequence ATTCAACCCATTCGCTGGCAAAATCAGAGTTTATATTTGGTCAACCAATTAAAACTTCCACAAGTTTTTGTTGAACATCAAATTGATCAAGCGCAAGATGCCGCCAGTGCTATCAAAAATATGCTTGTCCGTGGAGCTCCTGCCATTGGGATTACTGCCGCTTACGGCATAGTTTTGGCTGCAAAAACCTTAAGCACTTTAACTTTAGACAATGCCCAATCTCAACTTAAACCATGGTTTAAAACTTTTGCCCAAACCAGACCTACAGCAGTTAATTTATTTTGGGCACTGGATAAAATGCAAGCATGTGCTGAACAAAACCATCCATCAACACAAGCTTGGTTTGATGCTTTAGAGTCCATGGCTATAAGCATTCATCAGCAAGACATTGAATTTTGTAAAAAAATTGGAAATTTAGGAAGTTCTCTTTTACAAGAAACATGTAAAAACAAACTCAAGCAAAACAAAAAACTTAACATCTTAACCCACTGTAATGCTGGTGCTCTTGCCACGGGAGCTTGGGGAACAGCGTTGGGAGTTATCCGTAGCGCAAACCAAGATAATATTCTCAACAAAGTCTGGGTTGATGAAACACGACCCTACTTACAAGGGGCACGTTTAACTGCTTGGGAACTGTTAGAAGACAAAATTCCTTGTACTTTGATAACTGATAATATGGCCAGTTACTTTATGCAGCAACAGCAGGTAGATGCCATTATTGTTGGTGCAGATAGAATTGCAGCCAACGGTGATACCGCCAATAAAATAGGGACTTATGGCTTAGCTGTTCTGGCCCATTACCACAATATCCCTTTCTTTATTGCAGCTCCAAGCTCTACTATAGATATTGCAACTAAAACAGGTGAAGGCATTCCCATTGAAGAGCGCTCAAAACAAGAAGTAACTCACATAGGATCCTATAAAATAGCACCCGATGGCGTAGATGTTGCCCACCCTGCCTTTGATATCACTCCTTACAAGCTAATTAATGCTATTATAACTGAGAAAGCTGTGGTAGAAGGTGACTATGAGCAGCATTTATCCAAACTTCTTTAA